From Deinococcus malanensis, the proteins below share one genomic window:
- a CDS encoding glycoside hydrolase family 2 protein — MVKYSTHPEPMLEREDWRDLNGTWRFCFDDDARWKHPSEVEFDREIVVPYPPESRLSGIHDESFHSVVWYSRTITLTDKEREERLLLHFGAVDYAATVWANGRIVAQHEGGHTPFIADITQQAQVGETIEIVVRAHDNPSDLAKPRGKQDWQLEPHSIWYPRTTGIWQTVWLESVPHTYIRRLTWTSNMEQWEIGMTAEVQGPLPEGLALRVRLYRDEELLVEDRYGMRHEEIARQISLSDPGIDDFRNELLWSPRHPQLINAQVELMIGEEVIDRVYSYTALRSVTVAGNRFLLNGRPYYLKMVLDQGYWPDSLMAATDEELRRDVELIRQLGFNGARKHQKIESPRWLYWCDVLGVLVWEEMPSPYRFSKRAVERLTQEWTEVIARDISHPCIVAWVPLNESWGVPDLPTNPAHRDYVRALYYLTKTLDPSRPVIGNDGWEHIATDILTIHDYEDDPEVLRQRYASIDITRQTLKMQQPADRVLTLTGFEEAGHPVVLSEFGGIAYIPDHTSGWGYSESQSEVDFLKDYEALMAAIYESHGLSGFCYTQLTDTFQEKNGLLYEDRSPKANLLALARSTQGNRTAREMTIDPVMNPYGHAARWLGRYDGMQGPGQAPTPGAAVETNGD; from the coding sequence AACCCATGCTGGAACGTGAAGACTGGCGCGACCTGAACGGTACGTGGCGGTTTTGTTTTGACGATGATGCCCGCTGGAAACACCCCAGCGAGGTCGAGTTTGACCGCGAGATCGTGGTTCCGTATCCGCCGGAAAGCCGGCTGAGTGGGATCCACGACGAAAGCTTTCACTCGGTGGTGTGGTACAGCCGGACCATCACCCTCACCGATAAGGAGCGGGAAGAAAGGCTGCTGCTGCACTTTGGAGCGGTGGACTACGCTGCAACCGTGTGGGCCAATGGCCGCATCGTCGCCCAGCATGAAGGCGGTCACACGCCTTTTATTGCAGACATCACCCAGCAGGCGCAGGTGGGCGAGACGATCGAGATCGTGGTACGGGCGCACGATAACCCCTCGGACCTCGCCAAGCCGCGGGGAAAACAGGACTGGCAGCTGGAGCCGCATTCCATCTGGTATCCCCGCACCACCGGTATCTGGCAGACCGTCTGGCTGGAGTCTGTTCCGCACACGTATATCCGGCGCCTGACCTGGACCAGCAATATGGAGCAGTGGGAAATCGGAATGACCGCCGAGGTTCAGGGCCCGCTGCCCGAGGGCCTGGCCCTGCGGGTACGGCTTTACCGCGATGAGGAATTGCTGGTGGAAGACCGCTATGGCATGCGGCACGAGGAAATTGCCCGCCAGATTTCCCTCTCCGACCCGGGGATAGATGATTTTCGCAATGAACTGCTGTGGAGCCCGAGGCATCCGCAGCTGATCAACGCCCAGGTCGAGCTGATGATCGGGGAGGAAGTCATTGACCGGGTCTACAGCTACACGGCCCTGCGCTCGGTCACCGTGGCTGGCAACCGGTTCCTGCTCAACGGCCGGCCGTACTACCTGAAAATGGTGCTGGACCAGGGCTACTGGCCCGACAGCCTGATGGCCGCCACCGACGAGGAACTGCGGCGCGATGTAGAGCTGATCCGCCAGTTGGGCTTTAACGGCGCGCGCAAGCACCAGAAGATCGAGAGCCCGCGCTGGCTGTACTGGTGCGATGTCCTGGGCGTGCTGGTCTGGGAGGAAATGCCGAGCCCGTACCGGTTTTCCAAGCGTGCAGTGGAGCGCCTGACTCAGGAATGGACCGAGGTGATCGCACGTGACATCTCGCACCCCTGCATCGTGGCGTGGGTACCGCTCAACGAATCGTGGGGCGTGCCTGATCTGCCCACCAATCCGGCTCACCGGGATTACGTGCGGGCGCTGTACTACCTGACCAAGACGCTTGACCCGTCGCGCCCGGTCATCGGGAACGACGGCTGGGAGCACATCGCCACCGATATTCTCACCATTCACGACTACGAGGACGACCCCGAGGTCCTGCGCCAGCGGTACGCCAGCATAGACATCACGCGCCAGACGCTGAAAATGCAGCAGCCTGCCGACCGGGTTCTGACCCTGACCGGCTTCGAGGAAGCGGGGCACCCGGTGGTCCTGTCCGAGTTCGGCGGCATTGCCTACATTCCGGACCACACCAGCGGCTGGGGCTACAGCGAGTCGCAGAGCGAGGTCGATTTTCTCAAGGACTACGAGGCGCTGATGGCCGCGATCTACGAGTCCCATGGCCTGTCCGGTTTCTGTTACACCCAGCTGACCGACACCTTTCAGGAAAAAAACGGGCTGCTGTACGAGGACCGCTCGCCCAAAGCCAACCTGCTGGCGCTGGCCCGCAGCACCCAGGGAAACCGCACCGCGCGTGAGATGACCATCGATCCGGTCATGAACCCGTATGGGCATGCCGCGCGCTGGCTGGGCCGCTATGATGGCATGCAGGGCCCCGGTCAGGCACCCACGCCCGGCGCAGCGGTGGAAACGAACGGCGATTAA
- a CDS encoding barstar family protein, translating to MIQIFGGPPAGLQNAPHDVRIIAAGHQVAVREVNFSTVHDKDSLMLAFMAGLGLTDRFGHNWDALYDVLTDPESPRKRLALVLYDYARFRSRRANLCAQLESVLFDAQRTAAEQDRDLWLLIEEADSDPRHW from the coding sequence ATGATTCAGATTTTTGGCGGTCCACCGGCCGGGTTGCAAAATGCGCCTCATGACGTTCGGATCATTGCAGCGGGACATCAGGTGGCCGTACGTGAGGTCAACTTCTCGACCGTGCATGACAAGGACAGCCTGATGCTGGCGTTTATGGCGGGTTTGGGCCTGACCGACCGCTTTGGGCACAACTGGGACGCGCTGTACGACGTCCTGACCGATCCTGAAAGTCCCCGGAAGCGGCTGGCTCTGGTGCTGTACGACTACGCCCGATTCCGGAGCCGACGTGCCAACCTGTGTGCACAGCTGGAATCGGTCCTGTTTGACGCGCAGCGCACGGCTGCGGAGCAGGACCGCGACCTGTGGTTGCTGATCGAGGAAGCCGACAGCGACCCGCGCCACTGGTAG
- a CDS encoding ribonuclease domain-containing protein, with protein sequence MTLCHVLLRRALLVLLAPLAGAALGSCDAPAESQATTQISSNPQLSTPAPAVQNLPSRTGQAPRAPGTQKSGLDPHSGLRWISRSDLPREGQEMLRLIARGGPFRYSKDGVTFGNRERLLPKASEGYYREYTVRTPGESDRGARRLVCGGQEETSVHECYYTADHYASFRRVRP encoded by the coding sequence GTGACCCTCTGCCACGTGCTCCTCCGCCGTGCCCTGCTTGTTCTGCTCGCGCCTCTTGCCGGAGCCGCTTTGGGAAGTTGCGATGCGCCGGCCGAGTCTCAGGCCACCACGCAGATCAGTTCCAATCCCCAACTCAGTACGCCAGCACCAGCGGTTCAGAACCTGCCCTCCCGGACCGGCCAGGCACCACGCGCCCCGGGAACACAGAAATCAGGACTCGACCCGCACAGTGGCCTGCGCTGGATCTCCCGGAGCGATCTGCCGCGTGAGGGTCAGGAGATGCTGAGGCTGATTGCCCGTGGTGGGCCGTTCCGGTACAGCAAGGACGGCGTCACCTTCGGCAACCGCGAGCGTCTGCTGCCAAAAGCTTCGGAAGGGTATTACCGCGAATACACCGTCCGGACACCGGGTGAGTCGGACCGCGGCGCCCGCCGGCTGGTCTGTGGCGGGCAGGAAGAAACCAGCGTCCATGAGTGCTATTACACCGCCGACCATTACGCCAGTTTCCGGAGGGTGCGGCCATGA
- a CDS encoding heme-dependent oxidative N-demethylase family protein, with product MRPPTLYRPFMDGRYSVSAGLFRLGVQPIPWREDGEPERHTFTLDREYPRFVASKVAAHRRALYQYSGEAGLTPDLREAVLTHVAGALAADSDGAVHWNGQTLRNDLLGWEVDLDTRWGAVGTVRRFPAPHADLVQEVRPFHALDFLGLNAQEDLAIVARDEQGDWLAAAHVLSPQHWDPRDKLGRDFVAVHTPVAGSGLMNATAPRLVDAVITRGPFVRFAWGLSMSNRLDHHPAAPPDADRHADTRFDPEQAFLRVERQTLTGFPQADGALFTIRPLTTPLRESVVTAGQAHALAEALRSMTPDQIRYKGLETILHDALSWLSAQAIHSDM from the coding sequence ATGCGCCCGCCGACCCTGTACCGCCCGTTTATGGACGGCCGGTACAGCGTGTCGGCGGGACTGTTTCGACTGGGCGTGCAGCCTATTCCCTGGCGGGAGGATGGGGAGCCCGAAAGGCATACCTTCACCCTGGACCGGGAGTACCCGCGCTTCGTGGCCAGCAAGGTCGCGGCCCACCGCCGGGCCCTGTACCAGTACTCAGGTGAAGCAGGACTTACGCCCGACCTCCGGGAGGCGGTGCTGACGCATGTGGCAGGTGCGCTCGCAGCCGACAGCGACGGCGCCGTGCACTGGAACGGCCAGACCCTGCGCAACGACCTGCTGGGCTGGGAAGTGGACCTTGATACAAGGTGGGGTGCGGTGGGGACGGTGCGCCGGTTCCCGGCACCGCACGCGGACCTGGTACAGGAGGTACGTCCGTTTCATGCGCTGGATTTTCTGGGTCTGAATGCTCAAGAGGATCTGGCGATTGTCGCGCGGGATGAGCAGGGCGACTGGCTGGCGGCCGCTCATGTGCTCTCACCGCAGCACTGGGACCCCCGTGACAAGCTGGGCCGGGATTTTGTCGCGGTGCATACGCCGGTGGCCGGCAGTGGACTCATGAATGCCACGGCGCCACGTCTGGTCGACGCTGTGATCACACGCGGGCCATTCGTGCGCTTTGCCTGGGGCCTGAGCATGAGTAACCGCCTGGACCATCACCCTGCCGCGCCTCCCGATGCGGACCGGCACGCGGACACCCGCTTCGACCCCGAGCAGGCTTTCCTCCGGGTGGAGCGGCAGACGCTGACAGGTTTTCCGCAGGCAGACGGCGCGCTGTTTACGATCCGGCCGCTGACCACGCCGCTCAGGGAGTCGGTGGTCACTGCTGGTCAGGCCCACGCTCTGGCAGAGGCGCTGCGCAGTATGACGCCCGACCAGATTCGGTACAAGGGACTGGAAACGATTCTTCATGACGCTTTGTCCTGGCTGTCAGCCCAGGCCATACACTCGGACATGTGA